In Juglans microcarpa x Juglans regia isolate MS1-56 chromosome 8D, Jm3101_v1.0, whole genome shotgun sequence, the following are encoded in one genomic region:
- the LOC121242051 gene encoding LOW QUALITY PROTEIN: vacuolar iron transporter homolog 2-like (The sequence of the model RefSeq protein was modified relative to this genomic sequence to represent the inferred CDS: inserted 1 base in 1 codon), whose protein sequence is MASNQPSLNNAKFTTSSTDLEEQSKLELETEEFDYSKRSQWLRAAVLGANDGLVSTASLMMGVGAVKQDVKAMILTGFAGLVSGACSMAIGEFVSVYSQLDIEVAQMKRDQKQHRGXIDGQRSEEEEKESLPNPMQAAAASALAFSVGALVPLLAASFIKEYKVRVGMVVGAVSLALLVFGWLGALLGKVPAFKSVVRVLVGGLLAMAITFGLTKLIGSSGL, encoded by the exons atGGCATCTAACCAACCATCTCTCAATAATGCCAAATTCACCACTTCCTCCACAGACCTCGAGGAACAGTCGAAGTTAGAGCTCGAAACCGAGGAATTTGACTACTCTAAAAGATCTCAATGGCTACGTGCGGCTGTCTTAGGAGCAAATGATGGGTTGGTCTCAACAGCCTCGTTAATGATGGGGGTTGGAGCAGTAAAACAAGACGTAAAGGCCATGATACTTACTGGGTTTGCAGGTCTTGTTTCTGGTGCCTGCAGCATGGCCATAGGAGAGTTTGTGTCGGTGTACTCACAGTTGGACATAGAAGTGGCACAAATGAAAAGAGATCAGAAGCAGCATAGGG ATATTGATGGACAGAGAtcagaagaggaagagaaagagagtttgCCAAACCCCATGCAAGCTGCGGCAGCATCAGCACTTGCGTTTTCTGTGGGTGCATTGGTTCCACTCCTAGCAGCTTCGTTTATAAAGGAGTATAAGGTGAGGGTGGGGATGGTGGTGGGGGCAGTGAGCCTGGCTTTGTTAGTTTTTGGGTGGCTGGGGGCTCTCTTAGGTAAGGTCCCTGCGTTTAAGTCTGTCGTTAGGGTTTTGGTTGGAGGTTTGCTAGCCATGGCTATAACCTTTGGGTTGACTAAGTTAATAGGGTCAAGTGGCCTGTAA